A stretch of DNA from Vanrija pseudolonga chromosome 6, complete sequence:
GCAACACGGATCGTTTGAGCGAGGCACAACAATCAGCGGCTCGTGCCGGCGGCTTTGACAAGCAGCTGCGCCAGGGTATTGCAAGTGCAAGCTTTGGCGTCGCCAAGGCCTTAAAGGCGCTGATGAAACTTGGGGGGACGGAGTAAGCGAGAATGCTAAAGTGTGGGGGAGTGATGAGCTAAGGGCTGAAGGTTGGTGATGTAGCTTTGGAAGAGCCTGGCTAGTCACAACAGGCGTTGCGGGGATCGACTTGTCGGCAGCCATGGCGTGGCTGCTGCCCGCGGGGTAGCATCAAGGACGAGAGCAAGACTTAGTGGTATAGATTATAGGATATGCTTTGGGCTCGTGATCCATCCATAGGTTAGGTTACACGCTGCACCGCAATGTACGATACTGCGAATTGACTTCTGTGCATGCAAAACTGGGCATCACCGCTGCCTACAATATAGATCTACCTCGGAAGGCGCGCCTGACGACGGCAATCCGTTTTTATCACTCTCCACGGCTCTAAGCAGTAGGGGTGGCAGcaccgctcgccgcggcgccggggcacATGAAGTACTGGTAGGCAATGTTGTCCGTCTCCTCGACCCAGGGGtagccgagctgctcgaggaacTCGGACAGCGCGCCCTCCGAGCCAGGCGGCACctggaggccgacgaggaccttgccgacgtcggcgccgtggttACGGTAGTGGAAAAGGGAGATATTCCAGTCTGGCTTGAGGCTGGCGAGGAAGCGGGCGAGAGCTCCAGGGCGCTCGGGGAAGGCTAgtgggtgtcagtggtgcTTGTTCTCCAGAGTAAGCGAACGCCACGACTCACCAAAGCGGAAGACTctctcgtgctcgacgttggcgcggccgccgacaagaTGCCTGACGTGCGACTTGGCAAACTCGTTGTCGGTAAGGTCGCGCCCCTCgatgcccatgccgccgaggtcggagATGATGGTGTCGACCTCCTtctggcgctcggcgggggaggggccagacgcggacgacgagctcgccttGAGGTAGAACGAGCAGATGATGTGGCCGCGCAGACCGGGCGAGAAACGGTACGAGAACTCGGTGACGGCACGCGGGTTGAGGTAGTTGTGCAGCTTGACAAACGATCCAGGGCGCTCGGGCACCTGGAACGACATGAgcacctcgcggcgctcaccgatctcggcgcgctcggcgacgaagCGCAGACGGCCAAAGTTCATGTTGCCGCCCGACACGATGGCGATAAACTTCTTGCCGCTGCCCTGCAGGCCGTTGCGCATGATGTGGGCCttgaggccggcgagcgcgagcgcgcctgATGGCTCGGGAACGGAGCGGGTCTCTGGCGGGTCAGTCCAATCCCACTACGACGAACCCACCCTCGAAGACGTCCTTGATACCAGCGCAGatctcgtcgttgtcgacaatgacgacgcCGTCAATGAGCTCCTTGCAGACGCGGAAGGgctcctcgccaacgagACGAACGGCCGTGCCGTCGGCAAACGGtcccacctcgtcgagaagaACACGCTTGCCAGCCTTGAGGGAGCGGTCCATGGCGTCACCGTCGACCGTCTCGACACCAAACACCTTGGTCTCGGGGCCGGTCACGCGCTTCAAGTACGCGGCAATACCGGCCaacaggccgccgccgccaatgGCGGCgaacacgccgtcgaggctgtTGGGGTCGGCGACCTGCCTGCAGATCTCCATGCCAATAGTGCCctggccggcgacgacgtaaGGGTCGTCGTAGGGCGGGATAAAGGTCaggccctcctccttggcgcggcggagacactcggccttggcggcgtcaaagtcgtgGCCGTGGAGCACGGCGTTGCCGCCCAACCTGCGGACATTGTTCACCTTGATGCTCGGCGTGGCCAATGGCATGACGACGGTCGACGAgatgccgagcgccttgCCCGACAGGGCGACGCCCTGCGCGTGGTTGCCGGCACTGCAGGTGATGACacccttcttcttctcctcctcggtcaaGCTGGCCATCATGttgtgcgcgccgcggatcTTGAACGAGAAGACGGGCTGCAGgtcctcgcgcttgagcCAGATCTCGCAACCCAACCGCTTGGAGAGGTTGGCCGCGTACGTCAAGGGAGTCTCCTGGAGGTTGAGCGGGGCCGAGTAGACTTTGGCTGTGGGAGTTAGAGCTTGCCCCTCGAAGACGAAGCCGCTCACAGGTCAAGATCATGCGCAGGTAGTCGGGGACATCCTGGCCGTTGGGGCCCTTCTCGAGGTACTGCTTGGGCAGCTTGGCATACAGGTGGTCTGGGACGCTCTCGTCTTCTGTGCCGTCCTGCGCATGCTTGGATGacgagggagggaagggtgccgaggacgcgtaCTCGATGGTGGACGTCTGGTTGGGAGGTGACTTGGCCAATGGAGCCAGGTCGCTGTTGGGGCTGGCGAGGTGGTTATTCCTCGTGGGCACTGGtactggctggctgcggggtgtgtgagcgggcTGGGGTTCGAGGAGTTGGAAGCCTAGACTCACCTAGTCATTGTGATGGTTGTGGACTTTGTGACAGCAAGCTCGTGCCCCTACTTATGTCTTTATCAGAGTCGTCTGCGCGTGTCTGCGTCTCTGCGTCTCTCCGCTTCGCTCGAGCCTTTACCGACTCGAATCAATCTCGCCCGACACAAAAGTCGGATCGGCAGATCACAGCAGCAAGGGGGGAGGCGTTAATAAGATCACAGTGACCCACGTGGCTAATGAAGTACCCCTGTGTTACGTAACCAACTCGGTGACCGATTTCCGCCTCTGCGGTAGCGTCGTCACTCTGTCTGGTCTCGGCGACGCAAGCAGGAAGgacagcagcgacacggCCAACGCGCGCAGCGTGAGACACCACACCAAACCAAGCACCACATCTCAGTCCCAACCCGTCGCCATTTAACTCGTGCCCATCGACACTCACACACTTGCTCAGCCCCACAACTCTGGACACACCCCCACCAACTTCCCATCACTCCCCTCCCGCTGCTGCATCGCTCGCAATGTCTGCGCAGCACAGCCCAAAGGCTGCTCACTACCGCGCGAGCCTTGGCGCCGCACTCGTGAGAGGAGCCTGGGCAGACGCCAACCCGGGCACCGAACCAAACGGCAACCCGCTATCCTGGGCCGAGCTCATTCGCAAGTGGGCAAAACACACGGGCGGAAGTGAGTAGTTTGCATGGCACGCCCGTACCCGGGGatcgcgagggcgaggctgACAATCGCCCCCACCACTCCTTCCTTCCCAAAGACCCAAATGTCGTCAACGCCATTAGGAACGTGTCCCTCCTGGAACTGTCGCCGGCTCACCACGTCGCCGTTCCCTCCCCCGCACATCTcgcttcctcggcctcgtcgggcgacgggctcgagaCGGTCGCATCTGGATCAGCCTCGTCGTACATTCATGTGCCGCACCCCTCGCACGCTCCAGGCCGATCGTCCTTTGAGGCAGCCCCACCCCCAATAACATCTCATgcttcggcggcggctacAGCGGCTCCCGCACTAACCGGGTCGCGCCGTGGGGCTGCCcacgatggcgaggacgggaCCAGCGGTGGTGCGTGGGCAGTTGGCGCCTCGTGGGGGCGCGCCCTCGACTCGTCaaagggcgacgaggtgcgcgagagCCTGCGCGCCCTCCCGTCCGCGACACTGAGCCGCGATGAGGCGGTCTCGTCAGCTCTGGCGATCGCGTACCAGCACCATGCGCTGGGCGAGTTcgatctcgcgctcgccgcgtaCGAGAGCTTCAACTGGTCGTCGGATCCGCTTGTTGGTGTCGTCCCAGGCGACGCGGCTGTCACTGAGCGAATTCGCGCAAGGACGCTCCAGGGA
This window harbors:
- the ILV1 gene encoding Threonine dehydratase, mitochondrial translates to MTSQPVPVPTRNNHLASPNSDLAPLAKSPPNQTSTIEYASSAPFPPSSSKHAQDGTEDESVPDHLYAKLPKQYLEKGPNGQDVPDYLRMILTSKVYSAPLNLQETPLTYAANLSKRLGCEIWLKREDLQPVFSFKIRGAHNMMASLTEEEKKKGVITCSAGNHAQGVALSGKALGISSTVVMPLATPSIKVNNVRRLGGNAVLHGHDFDAAKAECLRRAKEEGLTFIPPYDDPYVVAGQGTIGMEICRQVADPNSLDGVFAAIGGGGLLAGIAAYLKRVTGPETKVFGVETVDGDAMDRSLKAGKRVLLDEVGPFADGTAVRLVGEEPFRVCKELIDGVVIVDNDEICAGIKDVFEETRSVPEPSGALALAGLKAHIMRNGLQGSGKKFIAIVSGGNMNFGRLRFVAERAEIGERREVLMSFQVPERPGSFVKLHNYLNPRAVTEFSYRFSPGLRGHIICSFYLKASSSSASGPSPAERQKEVDTIISDLGGMGIEGRDLTDNEFAKSHVRHLVGGRANVEHERVFRFAFPERPGALARFLASLKPDWNISLFHYRNHGADVGKVLVGLQVPPGSEGALSEFLEQLGYPWVEETDNIAYQYFMCPGAAASGAATPTA